In the Afipia sp. GAS231 genome, CTGCCGTCCTCGCGCGCCAACTGGGTAAAGTTCACCCGCCACTCGATCCCTGACTTTTGCGGCCGCACGATCGCGCCTTTGCGCGGAAACTTGTGGGTGCCCGCGGTTTCCGCCTTTTCCATCAACGCCGGAATCGTCCGCCAGGCGTCGCCGGCTTTTTCCGGGTCGATGCCGTTGAGACGGAGCATCATGGAAGGGAAAAGCATGCTGCCGGCATTGTCGCCGACTTCGAACGGCGCTCCCGCCCACGCCGCGAGATCGCCGTCGCCGGAGCAATCGATGAAGATGCCCGCGCGCACCGCCTGCCGCCCGGCCTTGGTCTCAAGCATCAGCACGTCGATGCGCCTGTCGTCCTGCATGACCACGCCGGCGCCGAGCGCATGGAAGAGACTATTGACCTTGTGCGCGGCCAGCAGATCGTCGGCCGCGATCTTGTAGGCCGCGGTGTCATAGGCCTGCGCAAAAATCTTGCCGAGGATCAGATGCGGCGCGTTGAGCCCGCCGAGCCGGTCGATTCGATCAAGCAGATCGGACGCGACGCCCTGCACCACCCGATGCGCCTCGCCGAAGACATTGGCATGCAGCCCGCAAAAATTAGTGACGCCCGCCGCCGTGCCCATGCCGCCGAGAAAGCCGTAGCGCTCGATCAGCAGCGTACGGCGGCCGGCGCGGGCAGCCGCAACCGCCGCTGCGATCCCCGCGGGGCCGCCGCCGAGCACGACGACTTCATATTCGCCGTAGAGCGGAATCTGGCGAGCGGGCTCTTCAACGGTTTTGGCCGACACGGCAGCGATCCATCCCTGATGATTTTGCTTCGCGGGACTATGAATTGATGCGAAGCGGGTTACAATCCCGCAAATTGTGCGATCAGCTTTCTCGAATCGAGAAAAGTAGATGGATACGCTCGTCAATCTTCAGGCTTTTTTGGCCACCGCCGAGGCCGCCGGGTTTTCGGCCGCGGCCCGCAAGCTCAACGTCTCGACCTCGGTCGTGTCCAAACGTGTCACGCAACTCGAGGCCCAGATCGGCACCGTGCTGTTCCATCGCTCGACCCGGCAGTTGCGATTAACGGAAGCGGGCCAGCGGTATGTGCATCGGGCGCGCAGCGTGGTTGCGGATGTCGGCGACCTTCTCTCCCGCATGGGTGAGAAGGACCACGACCTGGTCGATCAGCTGCGCATCAAGGCGCCGACCTCGCTCACCACGGCCAGGCTTGCCGATATCCTCAGCGTATTCCAGACGCAAAATCCGGGGCTCAAACTCGAGATCGTGTTGATCGACCGCCCGGTCGATCCGGTGACGGAGGGGTTCGACATAGCCATCGGCGCGTTCCCGCACTCGTTCGGCGGCGTCGTTGACGAGCCGCTCTATCCGATCAAGCGTCTGCTGTGCGCATCGCCCTCGTATCTTGCGGCGCACGGCGCTCCCCGGCATCCGCGCGACCTGATCGATCATCGTTGCCTGAGCTTTCTGCCCACCGGGCCGGAATGGATGTTCGATGGACCGCGCGGCCGCATTACCGTTGAAGTACGTCCGATGTTGAGTTCGAACGAAGGACAGGTGCTGGTGAAAAGTGCCCTTGCCGGGAACGGCATCGCCTTCATTTCGCACTATCTCGTCGCCGACGGGCTGCGCAGCGGCGCACTGCAGGTCGTGCTGCCGGAGTTTCCGATTCCGGAACTATGGGTCAAGGCAACCATTCCCGCGCGGCGCATCAACGCTGCGGCGGTGCAAGCGCTGCTGCAGCTATTGAAACGCTCGCTTTCGCCCGCTCACCTTGAACCGCAGCGTTCCTAAGTCCCGACCTGCAGCGACGCACCGAGCTTGCGCAGCGCCGCGATCGCCGAAAGCGCAGTGATGCGGCCGGTCTTCGGATTCTCCGAGGGGATATTCTCGATCGACATCGTAAAGCTCGCCGAGTCGGATTCGACCTTGATCTGATGACAGTTGCGCGTCACAGCGGGGTCGGCCCAGATTTCGATGGTGGTGCGATCGGGGCCGATGCCGGCCAGCGACAACGCCGCGACCACATTGACATTGGCCGGAAACGCGGCGGCGGCATCGCGGGCCGAGCCCTTGAAGACGCACAGTGCTGACGTCAATCCTTCTACTGAAATCCTGTTCTCGACCAGATAGGGCGCACCGGCCAATCCGTTGGGCGGCTTGCGCGTGATCATCTGCACCGAATGGATCGTGCCTTCGGCGGCGGCCGAAACCGCGTCGAAGCCGATCAGCGCGCCGGTCGGCACGATGATCCGGCCGCCTTTCGCGCGCGCCAATTCGATGAGATCGGGACGCGGCAGCAGCGCGCTGGCGCTCAGCACCATGACCTCTTTGCCGGCATTGAGCATCGGGCGGCAGATCTGATCGAGAATCGCCGCCGGCGCGCATTCGACCGCGAGGTCGGCATGATCTGGCAACTCATCGAGCGCGATCAGCGGACAGGAAATGCCCTCGCGATCGAGCCAGGCCTGCGCCTTGACGCGGTCTCTTGTCGCGATGCCCGACAGCGCCAGACCCGGCAAGCCCTGCGCGAGCTTGCGCGCCAGCGTTTTGCCGATTTCGCCCAACCCGGCAATGGCAATGCGTTTGGAAGACAAATTGAAGCTCCTGTCATCGTGGCGTCGCGGAAACCTACTTCCAGTTCGCCGCGCGCTTCTCCGCAAACGACGCCAGTCCTTCCGAGGCCTCCGCCGTCTGCCGCCGCGCCGAATGCATTTTGACCAGCCGCGTATAGGCGTCATCGTCGACGCTCATGCCGCCGAACGAACTTTCCAGCGCCAGCGCCTTGGTCTCGGCCATCGCCGCGGGACCGTTCGCGAGCAATTGCGCGACGACCTTGGCGCCGGCGGCTTCGAGGTCGGCCAGCGGCACGACTTCGTGCACCAGACCGATGCGGCGCGCGTCTTCCGCGCCAAAACGCTCGCCGGTCAGCGCGTAGCGGCGGACCTGGCGCACGCCGATGGCGTCGCAGAGCTGCGGGATGATGATCGCCGCCGTCAGCCCCCAGCGCACTTCGGTGATCGAGAACAGCGCGTTGTCGGCCGCGATCACGACGTCGCAGGCCGAAATCACACCGGTGCCGCCGCCGAAGCAGCCGCCCTGCACCAGCGCTACGGTCGGAATCGGCAAGGTGTTGAGCCGCTGCACGGCCTCGAACGTCGCCCGCGACACCGCCTCGTTCTCTTCGACCGATTTCGGCCGCACGCCGTTGATCCATTTCAGGTCGGCGCCGGCCTGAAAATGTTTGCCGTTGCCCTTCAGCACAACCACGCGCAGGTTCGGCTTCTTGCCGAGATCGTCCATCGCCGCGAGCACGCCGTTGATCAGGCCGGCATCGTAGGCGTTGTTCACCTCGGGGCGATTGAGCGTGACGGTGCCGACGCCGTTTTCATCGAGATTCCACAGGACCGGATTGGCGCTCATCGGCGATTTCCTTTGTTTTCTTGCATTTGTTTTGTCAGCAATATGCCTGATGGTTGCGCTGCGGCGCAAGCTTGTGGAAAGTGGCGCCTCACACGTCGATCGCTTCAGCAGGACCTCAACTCCATGCGTATCTGCGTTTTCGGTGCGGGCGCCGTCGGCAGCCATATCGCGGTCCGGCTGGCGCTGGCGGGACACGACGTCTCCTGCGTGATGCGGGGGGCGCATCTCGACGCGGTCGAGGCCAACGGTCTGACGCTGCGGGTCGGCGATGCCGCGTTCAAGGCCAAGGTGAAAGCGTCCGACGATCCGGCGGCGCTCGGTCCGCAGGACGTCGTCATCAGCACCTTGAAGGCGACCGGCGTGTCCAGCCTCGCCACCGGGCTGCAACCTTTGCTGCGCGAGGATACTGCGGTCGTGTTCGCGCAGAACGGCATTCCCTGGTGGTACGACATCGGGCTGTCGCCAAAACATCCGCCGGTGCCGGATCTCGGCTTTCTCGATCCCGGCGGGCTACTGCGCGCCGCGATCCCCAGGGAACGCATCATCGGCGGCGTGATCTTTTCGTCCAACGAAATCGTGGCACCCGGCGTCGCCGCCAACCTCTCACCGGAGCGCAACAGGCTCCTGATCGGCGAATGCGACGACCGCGCCAGCGAACGGATTGCAAGGCTGCGCGCCGCACTGAACGAAGCCGGAATCGAATCGCCGGACGTCCCGCAAATCCGGGAAACGATCTGGTCGAAGCTGCTGACCAACATGTCGATGTCGGTGCTGTGTTCGCTGACCGGACAAACCGCGCGCGGCGTCCGTGACGATCCTGCGCTGGCCGAGGTCATCCCGCGCCTGCTCGACGAAGCCAACAGCATTGCGCAAACCTGTTTCCCCGAGGTCAAGCGCGTCACCCGCACCGGGCCCGCGCCGGACCACAAGCCGTCGATCCTGCAGGACTACGAACTCGGCCGCGCCATGGAGATCGACGTGCTGGTCCGTGCCCCCGCCGCATTCGCGCGCGCCGCAGGGCTTGCGACACCGATGCTCGATCTGATGGCTGCCCTTGCGATCCGCCAGGCTCGAGAGAAAGGCCTGTATCAGGCAGGATAGCGCGAGCAGCCGCGGCGTCAGGCCGGCTGCAACCCCAGCCGATCGAACAGCTTGGTGTCGGCCTGGTTTCCCGGATTGCCCGCCGTCAGCAAGGTATCGCCGACAAAGATCGAATTGGCGCCTGCAAAAAAGCAGAGCGCCTGCATCTCGTCGGTCATGGCCGAGCGACCGGCCGACAGGCGAACATGTGACTTCGGCATCATGATCCGCGCCAGCGCGATAATCCTGACGAACTCGATCGGCCCGATCGGGGCGGCGTTGGCGAGCGGTGTGCCGGCGATCGGAATCAGCATGTTGATCGGAACGCTTTCGGGCGGCTCGGCCAGGTTGGCCAGCGTCACTAGCATATCGACGCGGTCGGCTTCTTCCTCACCCATTCCGAGGATGCCGCCGCAACAGACCTTCATGCCGGACTGGCGGACATTTTCCAGCGTGTCGAGCCGGTCGGAAAATGTGCGTGTGGAGGTGACCTGCGGATAATAACGCTCCGACGTATCGATATTGTGGTTGTAATAGTCGAGACCGGCCGCGCTGAGCCGGTCCGACTGTTCGCGGTCCAGCATACCCAGGGTCATGCAGGTCTCGAGTCCGAGTGATTTCACCGCGCCCACGACTTCGACGATGGCGTCCATGTCCCTCGGCTTCGGATTGCGCCAGGCCGCGCCCATGCAGTAGCGGCTCGCGCCGGCTTCTTTGGCCTTGCGCGCCTCGGCGACGATCTTTTCGACATCCATCAGCTTGGAGGCCGCCAGGCCCGTCGCGTTATGCACGGACTGGCTGCAATAGCCGCAATCCTCCGGGCAGCCCCCGGTCTTGATGTTGAGCAGCTTGCTCAACTGCACGCGGTTGGGATCGAAATGCTGCCGATGAATCGACTGCGCCTTGAACAGCAGGTCATTGAACGGGAGCCGGTAGACCGACCAGGCAGCCTCCGCTGTCCATGTCGGCGCGACGGCGGGCGCTGCGGTCATTTCGTTGCTCAGTTCAAGCATTCGGATTCTCCGGGACTTCGATCTCGGCGGGCTTATTGCACAATAGCGAGACCGAAACCAGCGCGCGTCGATTATCCGCGCGACGGCATTGACCGTACACCGCGCACTGATATCAATCTTGCGTTATGAGGCCAGCGAATGCCGGTGCGCGAGGACGGAACATGCACGTCAAGGACAAGGTTTGTGTCGTAACCGGGGCGGCGAGCGGTATCGGCGAAGCGGTGGCGCGCGCTTTTGCCGACGCCGGCGCGCGCGGCGTCGTGGTCGCCGACCTCAAGACCTCGCGTGACAAGCTGGCGAAAGTCGCCGGCGATATCGATGGGCTCGCCGTGACCGCCGATGTCGGCCTCGAAGACGACATCAAGGCGCTGGTGGCGGCGGCCGAGGACAAATACGGCCGGGTTGACGTGTTCTTTTCCAACGCCGGCCTGTCACGCAAGGGACAGGAGAGCGCCTCCGACGCCGACTGGGACGTGAGCTGGCGGGTCCATGTCATGAGCCATGTGTTCGCGGCGCGCGCGCTGGTGCCGGGCATGCTCGCGCGCGGCTCCGGCTATCTGCTCAATACCGCTTCCGCGGCCGGCCTGCTGGCTTCGCTGAACTCGATGCCTTACGGGGTCACCAAGAACGCCGCCGTGGCGCTGGCCGAGCATCTCGCCATTCAGTATGGCGACTGCGGCATCCGCGTTTCCGTGCTGTGCCCGCAATCGGTACAGACCGGCATGACCACCCCCGGCCCCAGCGCCGCGCGGGTCGACGGCGTGCTGCAGCCGCCGGAAGTGGCGCGCATGGTGCTCGAGGCGATGGAAGCCGAACAGTTTCTGATCCTGACCCACCCGCAAGTCGGCGAATACATGCAGCGCAAGGCGTCGAGCCGCGATCGCTGGCTGACCGGCATGAGGCGGCTGCGCGACAAGATCTACGGCGATCAGCGCGCGGGCTGAAATCGCGCGTCAGCCCACGATCCCGCCGACCCACCTCGCGAAAGCGTCCAGCACCTCGTCCATCACCTCGCGATCATTCCGTCCCGAACGCTTCAGCACGTGGAAGGAATGATCGGCCTCGTCAACAAGATGCAAGGTCGCCACGCGGCTCAACCCTTGAACGACAGGTTCGAGCAGGCTCAATTCCGCCAGCGCGTCGCGCGTCCCCTGCAGGAACAGCATGGGGATTTTGATATCGGCAAGATGTTTGGCCCGGTCGCTGGAAGGCTTGCCGGCCGGATGCAGGGGAAAGCCCAGAAACGCCAGGCCGCGAACGCCGGGCAAGGGAGACAGCGCCTGTGCCTGCGACGTCATGCGGCCGCCGAACGATTTGCCGCCGGCGATCAAGGTGAGCCCGGCGCAGCACCGCCCGGCCTCCGCCACCGCGGCGCGCACCGCCGCATGCGCGACCGCGGGGGAATCCGGCCGCTTGCTGCCGCTCTCCATATAGGGAAACTGGTAGCGCAGCGTCGCAATGCCGCGCACGCCGAGACCGGCGGCAATCGTGTCCATCGATGCATGCGCCATGCCGGCGCCGGCCCCGTGCGCGAACACGTAAGCCGCGCGCGCGTCAGGCGGCCGGATCAGCAGCGCGGAGACCGGAGCAGCATCCGGGATCGCGATCTCGAGCTTTTGCGCGTTAGCGGCATTCAAATCGGCGCCTCCCGGAATCTGACTTCAAGGATGTGATCTCAAATGTGAGATTTCAGCTATGTTATTGAACGCGCCTGATTCTACATTTCCGGCGCGGCACACGCAAACCAGCCGCGCCAGGCCGGGACAGCCGGTTTCAACGCCGGCAAAAGCCGCGCAACCGGATTCATGGACAGAAACATGACGCCCTTGTAAGATGGTAATATAGCTCGATACACGCCAGAGGCGAAATGCTCTCTGGCGCCCTTTTTTTGATAACAGATGATTTCGCGCCTCGGGCGCAGCGAGACAGGGGCCGGCCATGCGTCGCAGGACAAAGATTATTATCGCGGTGTTGGTCGCCGCCGGCGCTTACACTTTTTTCAAGGACGACATCGCGCAATTCTGGGACGGGCTTCATGTGAAGCTCGCGGAATATCCGGCGCCGAAGAATACCAAGTGGCTGAACCAGAATGTCAGCGATAAGGATATCGGCTGGTTCTACCACGCCGACCAGGGGACACGGACCTTCGGCATCCCCTATGAGTGGTTCATGGCGCTGGAGCAGCCCAGCCTGACGGCGATGCTCTGGTCGGCCGACCCGTTCAGCGATCCGGCCTACCTGGATCGGTACGGTTTCATTCCCGATCCCTTCGACAAGAAGGCGCTGCCGATCGGCTTCGCGCATGGCGACGCCATGCTGGATCCAACGGGTGAGCCCTGGCGCAACCCGACCAACAAGCAGGATATGACCGGTATCGGCCTGACCTGCGCTGCCTGCCACACCGGCCGGTTCACCTACAAGGACACCGCCGTTATCATCAACGGCGGCCCGGCGCTGACCGATCTGCTCAAGCTGAAGCAGGGTATCGGCGTCGCATTGTTCGAGACCCGGTATTTACCCGGCCGTTTTGGTCGCTTCGCCAAACGCATTCTGGGGCCGGATTCGACGCTCGACGAACGCGAAACGTTGAAATACCAGATCGACCAGGTGCTGAACCAGTACAACCAGACCCTCACACTCGAGAAGCGCGTCGCGTCCCGCAGCATCGAGGAAGGCTACGGGCGGCTCGACGCGCTGAACCGGATCGGCAATCAGGTGTTTTCCATCGACCTGAAGAATCCGGACAACTATGCCGGCTCCTCGGCGCCGGTGCATTACCCGCGGATCTGGAACACGCCGTGGTTCGACTGGGTGCAGTATAACGGCTCGATCATGCAGCCGATGGTGCGTAACGCCGGCGAGTCGCTCGGCGTCTCGTCCGAACTCAATCTCACCGACCCGTCGAAAGGCCTGTTCAAGTCGAGCGTGAATGTGAAAAAGCTTTACGACATGGAGGAGATGGTCAAGGGCAAGAACCCGCCGAACCCGAAGGACGGGTTCTCAGGGCTCCAGTCTCCGAAATGGCCCGCCGACATTCTGCCGCCGATCGACCAGACGCTGGCTGCAAAGGGCGCCGAACTTTACAAGGATCGTTGTCAGGGATGTCACCGGCCGCCGATCTCGAGCGAGGCCTTCTACGATTTCAACAACACGAAATGGTGGCGGACGAACCAAAACGGCGAGCACGTGATGGTGCTCGAAAACATCCCGATCGATCATGTCGGCACCGATCCCGCGCAGGCCACTGACATGATTGCGCGAACGGTCGCGCTTCCCGCCAATCTCGGAATCGACGAGACCGGATTCGCCTTTGCGCTGGGAAAAGTGGTCGAGAAGACCGTCAACTACATCTACGACCGGCCGCAACCGCCGCTGGACGAGAACGGCAAGCCGAAACCGCCGCTCAGCGAGGCAGAGCGGCAGCGCCTGGACGGATATATGCCGAACGAACTGCGGGGCGAAATGAAATACAAGGTGCGTCCGCTCAACGGCGTTTGGGCGACACCGCCCTATCTCCACAACGCCTCGGTCCCCAGCGTCTACGCGCTGTTGTCCCCGATCGAGGAGCGGCCGACGAAATTCTATCTCGGTAACCGCGAATACGATCCGGTCAATCTCGGCTACAAGACCGATTACCTCGCCAACGGTTTTGAATTCGACACCTCGATTCGCGGCAATTCGAACAGCGGGCACCAGTTCCGGAAGGAATACGACAAGGACAAGCCGGTGACGGGAATCATTGGGAAGTATCTGGAGCCCAGTGATCGCAAGGCGCTGATCGAGTATCTCAAGACGCTGTGAGGGGGCTGATCGAGCGCCCGTCGGTCGCGTTGCACCCACGCCGTCATGCCCGGGCTTGTCCCGGGCATCCACGTCTTTGGCCGACGCGAAGGAACTCGTGGATGGCCGGGTCAAGCCCGGCCATGACGAGAGTAGTTAAACCATCGGCAAACTGACCGGCACGCTTTGGGCGTGGTGAAACAGATTGTCTGGATCGTAGTGCTGCTTCACCGCCACCAGGCGCGCGAGATTGCCGCCCCAATAGGCGCTAGCGTAATCCGGCAAATCCAGATCGCAGTAATTCACGTAAGACGCACCGGGCATGTACGTCCGCATCGCGGCGTAGACATTGGCGACTTGCGCGAGATGGGCCGGCGTATCGGCCGCGCGGGTCCAGCTCGAATAATACTGGATGCAGTATTGCGTGCCGGCGCGGCGCGGAAACGCCGTGGCGTCTGCGGCAACGTCGGAAATCTTGCCGCCATAGGAATCGCACAACAGCACGATCCCGCCGGCAGCGACTGGCGCCACCGCCGCCATCATGGCGTCGATGCCGGCGCTGCCGAGCGGGCTTAGCACGTAGTCGGATTTGGCCTTCATATAGACCTGCTCATAGGCGAGCGGTCCGGCAAAGTGTTTGACGGCGTCGAGAAAGCCGAGCGACTGCACCGACAGCGGCGAGGATGGCGTCTGCAGCGTCGTCAGCGTTTTCAACTGGCTGCGCAGCGCCGATTCCGAGCCGATCGACTGTCCGATGCAGCGCATGCTGATCAGGCCGCCGCCGGCGGGACCGACTTTCATGATCGAGGTGATGGTGGCCGGCGCGCCCGGCGCCCAGGCCTGCCAGGCCGCGAACAATCGCGCGGCGTGCGCCCGCGATAGTTTCCAGGAGACGCCGAACACCAGCGCCGTGCTCAGCGGGAAGACATTCAGCGTGAACCGCGTGGCAATGCCAAAACTGCCGCCGCCGCCCCCGCAACAGGCCCAATAGAGATCGGGCTCGGACGCGGCATCGGCCTGCAGCACCTGCCCCTCACTGTCCACGACATTGATCTGCTGCAGGCTGTCGCAGGTCAGGCCGTGCGAGCGCGCCAACAGACCATGGCCGCCACCCATCACATGACCGGATATGCCGACCGTCGGGCAGCTCCCGGCCTGCAGCGCGAGCCCTTGCGCGGCGAGCGCCTGATAGATCTGGTACAGCGAAGCGCCGGACCCCGCCGTCACCAGTCCGGCTGATTTGTCGACCGTGATGGTGTCGAGACCGCGGACGTCGATCACCACATCGGCGGATTGCGAAAAGCCTTCGTAGGAATGGCCGCCGCAGCGGACGGAAAAGTTCAAATTGTTTTCGCGGACCCAGTCGACCATGACGGTAACCGCATGTTCGGTCTTGCAGACCGCGCGCAGCGCCGGATTCAATCGGGTGCGAATATTGGCCGCCGCCAGATAATCAGCGTAATGCGCGTCCGAAGGCTTCAGGAAAAGCACGTCGCCGGCCGGAAGATTCGGCAATGGCGGCAATGGCGCCGCTTGTGCTGCCATCACGGGTGCGGCGACGCTGGCCAGCGCGAAGGTGGCGGACGGCGCCGCCTCGGCGGGCGAGAATTCATCGACACGAAGCGGATGTTCCACGAAATCCTCCCGCAATTGACGAAACCTATTTCACAACCTCCAGTATAGAGCCGGCTCCGCGGCGAGATCATGACCTGCTTCACATTCCGCCCGATGGGACGACGGCCTTGCAGGCGGACATGTCAGCCCAGCGCGGTTGCGATTGACCCCCGGCGCGCTTTCGGTTGTTCTATGTTCGCGGATGTGGCCGAACGGATCGCATCACGACAACAACAAGAACAATTCGATACGGAAACGCACCATGACCGGCACCACCAATGGTCACTCTCGTCAGCCCGAGACCGGCGCGGTCTTTGACGCCGTCATCGTCGGCGCAGGCTTCGCCGGCCTCTACATGCTGCACCGCCTTCGCGGACTCGGCTTTACCGCACGGGTCTATGAAGCCGGGGGCGGTGTCGGCGGCACCTGGTACTGGAACCGGTATCCGGGCGCGCGCTGCGACGTCGAGAGCATGCAGTATTCGTTTTCGTTTTCCGAAGAGCTCGATCAGCAGTGGAACTGGTCGGAGAAATACGCGCCGCAGCCGGAGATCCTTAGCTACGCCAATCATGTCGCCGACCGCTTTGATCTGCGCCAGCACATTCAATTCGACACCCGCGTCACGTCAGCGACTTTCGACGAAACCGCAAAGTGCTGGCAGATCGAAACTGGTCGCGGCAACAAGGTTTCCGCCAAATTCTGTATCATGGCGGTCGGCTGCCTGTCGGCGGCCAATCACGTGCCGTTCAGGGGACGCGAAGATTTTCGCGGGCCTCTCTATCACACCGGCGAATGGCCGCATCAGGGCGTGGACTTCACCGGACTTCGCGTCGGCGTCATCGGCACCGGCTCGTCGGCGATCCAGTCGATCCCGATCATCGCGCAACAGGCGTCACACCTGACCGTGTTCCAGCGTACCGCGACCTATTCGGTGCCGGCCTGGAACGCAAAACTGACGCCGGAATACCGTGACGCGATCAAGGCCGATTACCCGGCCCTCCGCGCCAAGGCGCGGGCGCGGCCGACCGGGTTCTATTTCCCGTTCAACATGAAGCCCGCGCTGGAAGCCTCGCCGGAAGAGCGCGAGCAGCAATATGAGGAAGCCTGGGAGCGTGGCGGGCTGCCGTTCCTCGGCGCCTATGGCGACCTGTTGTTCGAGAAGGCCGCCAACGACACCATCGCCGACTTCGCGCGCAACAAGATCCGCGCCATCGTGAGGGATCCCGCCACCGCCGAACTGCTGTGCCCCGACAATGTGTTCGGCTGCAAGCGCCTGTGCGTCGATACCGGATACTTCGAAACCTACAACCTCGCACATGTGAAACTGGTCGATGTCTCCAAGACGCCGATCGAGCGCTTCACCGCTGATGGCGTCGAAGTCAACGGGTCGGAATACAAGCTCGACGCCATCGTCTGCGCCACCGGCTTTGCCGCGATGACCGGCTCGTTCGACCGGATCAAGATCACCGGCCGCAACGGGCAGACGCTGGCCGAGAAATGGCGCGCCGGGCCGCGCGCCTATCTCGGCGTCGCGACGACAGGCTTTCCCAACCTGTTCACGATCACCGGGCCGGGCAGCCCGTCGGTACTGGCCAGCATGATCCAGGCGATCGAACAGCATGTCGACTGGATGGCCGACTGCATCGCGCACGTGCGCGACATTGGCGCCGCAACCATCGAACCGGTGCAGGCCTCCGAGGACAAATGGGTCGAGCATGTCAACGAAGTTTCAAAAGTGTCGCTGCGGTCGACCTGCAGCTCCTGGTATGTCGGCGCCAACATTCCCGGACGGCCGCGCGTGTTCATGCCCTATATCGGCGGCTTCCCGGTCTATGTGCAAAAGTGCAACGAGGTCATGAGCAACGGCTTTGAAGGCTTTGTTATCGAAGGCGCGGCTGCCAGCAACGAGGCGCCGCGCGTGCGGCTGACCGAACGATGGCGCGTGCCGCTCGACATCGACGTGATCTCGCCCGCCGCCATCGCCGCGCGGCGGGTGCCGGTGGTGTGAACGATCATTGCTGGCGCGCAAGGCGCGACCTATGGTGCACCCCCGTCCCACGCGAGGCTCTCCATGACGACGCCGCTCGATCCCGTTATCGCCCAAATCATTCCGCTGTTGCCGCTACGAGATCCTGACAACATGACGCCGCAGAGCGCCCGCGACGCGCTCAGCGCGCTGGCCGCCGCGCGCGCGGCGGTGCCGCCGCCACCGGTGACGAGCGCGGAAGCGATCGAGGTAAAGGGCGCCGCCGGACCGCTCGCGGCGCGGCTCTATCGTAACTCAACCGGCAAATCGCCGACCGTGGTGTTCTTTCATGGCGGCGGCTGGGTCGCCGGCGATCTCGCAACCCATGACCGGCAGGCGCGACTGCTGGCGATCGAGACCGGCGCGGTCGTGATCTCCGTCGACTACCGCCGCCCGCCCGAAGTGCGCTTTCCCGGCGCGTTCGAGGATGCCTTTGCTGCGACCAAGGACGTCAT is a window encoding:
- a CDS encoding FAD-dependent oxidoreductase; the encoded protein is MSAKTVEEPARQIPLYGEYEVVVLGGGPAGIAAAVAAARAGRRTLLIERYGFLGGMGTAAGVTNFCGLHANVFGEAHRVVQGVASDLLDRIDRLGGLNAPHLILGKIFAQAYDTAAYKIAADDLLAAHKVNSLFHALGAGVVMQDDRRIDVLMLETKAGRQAVRAGIFIDCSGDGDLAAWAGAPFEVGDNAGSMLFPSMMLRLNGIDPEKAGDAWRTIPALMEKAETAGTHKFPRKGAIVRPQKSGIEWRVNFTQLAREDGSAVNGLDPDQMTRGEIEGRRQAVQAFEFLRTVPGFEKSYIVDLPPQLGIRETRRVVGGYMLSGEDVLGCASFEDSIGVNGWPMEQHVAGDVIFKFPPIPESRGFNELPYRMLVPQGVDNLLMAGRCASMTHEGQSAARVSGACFAMGEAVGAAADLALSGNTIPRDIAVEKLQQTLKQQGAFIGRDQRVPDGL
- a CDS encoding LysR family transcriptional regulator, with amino-acid sequence MDTLVNLQAFLATAEAAGFSAAARKLNVSTSVVSKRVTQLEAQIGTVLFHRSTRQLRLTEAGQRYVHRARSVVADVGDLLSRMGEKDHDLVDQLRIKAPTSLTTARLADILSVFQTQNPGLKLEIVLIDRPVDPVTEGFDIAIGAFPHSFGGVVDEPLYPIKRLLCASPSYLAAHGAPRHPRDLIDHRCLSFLPTGPEWMFDGPRGRITVEVRPMLSSNEGQVLVKSALAGNGIAFISHYLVADGLRSGALQVVLPEFPIPELWVKATIPARRINAAAVQALLQLLKRSLSPAHLEPQRS
- a CDS encoding aspartate dehydrogenase, which codes for MSSKRIAIAGLGEIGKTLARKLAQGLPGLALSGIATRDRVKAQAWLDREGISCPLIALDELPDHADLAVECAPAAILDQICRPMLNAGKEVMVLSASALLPRPDLIELARAKGGRIIVPTGALIGFDAVSAAAEGTIHSVQMITRKPPNGLAGAPYLVENRISVEGLTSALCVFKGSARDAAAAFPANVNVVAALSLAGIGPDRTTIEIWADPAVTRNCHQIKVESDSASFTMSIENIPSENPKTGRITALSAIAALRKLGASLQVGT
- a CDS encoding enoyl-CoA hydratase-related protein → MSANPVLWNLDENGVGTVTLNRPEVNNAYDAGLINGVLAAMDDLGKKPNLRVVVLKGNGKHFQAGADLKWINGVRPKSVEENEAVSRATFEAVQRLNTLPIPTVALVQGGCFGGGTGVISACDVVIAADNALFSITEVRWGLTAAIIIPQLCDAIGVRQVRRYALTGERFGAEDARRIGLVHEVVPLADLEAAGAKVVAQLLANGPAAMAETKALALESSFGGMSVDDDAYTRLVKMHSARRQTAEASEGLASFAEKRAANWK
- a CDS encoding ketopantoate reductase family protein, which produces MRICVFGAGAVGSHIAVRLALAGHDVSCVMRGAHLDAVEANGLTLRVGDAAFKAKVKASDDPAALGPQDVVISTLKATGVSSLATGLQPLLREDTAVVFAQNGIPWWYDIGLSPKHPPVPDLGFLDPGGLLRAAIPRERIIGGVIFSSNEIVAPGVAANLSPERNRLLIGECDDRASERIARLRAALNEAGIESPDVPQIRETIWSKLLTNMSMSVLCSLTGQTARGVRDDPALAEVIPRLLDEANSIAQTCFPEVKRVTRTGPAPDHKPSILQDYELGRAMEIDVLVRAPAAFARAAGLATPMLDLMAALAIRQAREKGLYQAG
- the bioB gene encoding biotin synthase BioB, whose product is MLELSNEMTAAPAVAPTWTAEAAWSVYRLPFNDLLFKAQSIHRQHFDPNRVQLSKLLNIKTGGCPEDCGYCSQSVHNATGLAASKLMDVEKIVAEARKAKEAGASRYCMGAAWRNPKPRDMDAIVEVVGAVKSLGLETCMTLGMLDREQSDRLSAAGLDYYNHNIDTSERYYPQVTSTRTFSDRLDTLENVRQSGMKVCCGGILGMGEEEADRVDMLVTLANLAEPPESVPINMLIPIAGTPLANAAPIGPIEFVRIIALARIMMPKSHVRLSAGRSAMTDEMQALCFFAGANSIFVGDTLLTAGNPGNQADTKLFDRLGLQPA
- a CDS encoding SDR family oxidoreductase, whose translation is MHVKDKVCVVTGAASGIGEAVARAFADAGARGVVVADLKTSRDKLAKVAGDIDGLAVTADVGLEDDIKALVAAAEDKYGRVDVFFSNAGLSRKGQESASDADWDVSWRVHVMSHVFAARALVPGMLARGSGYLLNTASAAGLLASLNSMPYGVTKNAAVALAEHLAIQYGDCGIRVSVLCPQSVQTGMTTPGPSAARVDGVLQPPEVARMVLEAMEAEQFLILTHPQVGEYMQRKASSRDRWLTGMRRLRDKIYGDQRAG